The genomic segment ACGATGGGCCGCCCGGCCAATGACAATATCGCCCTGCGCCCCGATGCAGCGCGCGATTCCGCTGCTGACCCTGTGGCAGAACGTGCGATCCTGCACGCGGCGCTGCGCCAGTTTGCCCAGCATGGAATCGGTGCGGCCGATCATGCCCGCAATCAGGCCGAACGCGCCTTTTTCTCAGGCGACCGGGAGACCTATCGCTGGTGGCTGGGCGTCTGCCGCACACTGGACCGGCGCATGGCGGCCCGCCTTGCCAGTCAGGCTGGTGAATTCGAAGGTGTTAATCCTCCACGCCGATAAATCCCACAGGGGCTGGTAAGGATCGCCTTAACCATTCAGTGACCTCTTCTCGCTATTCCCGAAGGCGTGACGCTCGGGAGACGACCGATAAAGAAGGTCAAGGAAATCCTTGCACGAACGATCTCCGGCGATGCGCTGGACGATCGCGTGCGTCGCAAGCTGGTCACGTCGCTTTACACCCAACCGTCCAGCCTTGCGATCGGCGCCCTGTGCGGTGTCAGCGCGGCTGCCACGGTCGCCTATGTCTCGGGCAATCTTCAGATCATCATCGCTGCGCTGCTGCTCACCGCAGTGGCGGTAATGCGCGTCGGAATGGCCGCAAGCCTTGGCCCGGAGACCGACCGGCGCGACGCCAGGCTGCTTGAACTGCTCTACGAAGCAGGCGCCTTCAGCTTCGCCTTCATCGTCGGTACCATCGGCGCGCTCACCATCTGGTTCGACCTTGCGACCAGCATGCAATTGCTGGCCGTAAGCTATGCCATTGCCTATGGCGCGGGCACTTCCACCCGCAATGCCGGCCTGCCGATGATCGCGCTGGGCCAGATGATTCTCTCGCTCGCGCCGCTGATCGTGGTTGCGGCGATCCGGGCGGAACCGATCTACATCGTCTTTGCCGTCACTACCCTGCTGTTGATCCCGGCCATGGCGTCGGTGACTTTCAACATCTTCGATGTGCTGCGCGAATCCGTCGCCGCGGCCGAAACAAGCCAGCGCATGGCCGACAAGATGCGCGATCTTGCCCGCACCGACGTCGTCACCGGCCTGTCCAACCGCGCCGGTCTCAACCACGAGATGGTCGAGAAACTGATGACCATGCGCGACGATCAGAAGCTGGCGCTGTTCTGGCTCGATCTCGACAAGTTCAAGGAAGTGAACGACACGCTGGGCCACCCGGTCGGTGACCGCGTGCTGTCCGAAGTGGCCCGCCGCCTGCGCGAAACAGCGCCTGATGGTGCCACGGTCGCCCGGTTCGGCGGCGACGAATTCATCGTGGTTTGCGAAGTGGACACGCGCTCCGAAAGCGAGCGCCTTGCCAGCAGCCTGCTCGACGAAATTTCCCGGCCCTATCGCATCGACGGCGAACGTCTGGAAATCGGCACCTCCATGGGCATCGCGCTGATGCCGGACGACGGCAGCGATCTCGACACTGTGATGCAGAGCGCCGACCTTGCGCTGTATCACGCCAAGGTCAACGGCCGGAACCAGACCAGTTTCTTCGACGCTTCGATGACGCGCGACCTGATGCGCCGCAAGGAGATTGAGGCCGAACTGCGCGCCGCCCTGCAGCGCGACGAACTGTCCATCTTCTTCCAGCCGATCGTCGATCTGGAAACCGGACGCATCAAGACCTTCGAGGCGCTGGTGCGCTGGTTCCACCCCGAAAAGGGCGAACTGCGCCCCGACGAGTTCATTCCGGTGGCCGAGGAAACCGGCGTCATCATCACGCTGGGCAACTGGATCACGGCTCAGGCTGCCAAGGCCTGCGCGCAGTGGCCGGAAGACGTGACCATCGCCGTCAATCTCTCCCCGGTGCAGATCAAGGCGCCCGGTTCGGCTCTGGGCATTCTCAATGCACTGAAGGAAGCCAAGCTCGATCCATCGCGGCTTGAACTGGAAGTGACCGAAAGCCTGTTCCTGGAAGACAACCACCACACTGCCCGCTTCATCGAGAAGCTGGCGGCCGAAGGCGTACGTTTCGCGCTCGACGATTTCGGCACGGGCTATTCCTCGCTCGGCTACATCAACAAGTTCCCCTTCAAGAAGATCAAGGTGGACCGCAGCTTCGTTTCCGGCCCCAACGTCGGCCGCAAGAGCGATGCAATCATCCGCGCCGTGGCCGAACTCGGATCGCGGCTGGAAATGGACATCGTGGCCGAAGGCCTCGAAACCATCGAACAGGTCCGCGCCGTTCGCGAAGCGGGCTGTACGCTGGGCCAGGGTTACTATTTCAGCCGTGCCGTGCCGGATTACCTTGCCGCTACCCTGCTGGCGCAGGAACGCGACAAGGAACCGGCCATCCGTCTGGTCGGCTGATGCACGCGGGCTGATGTGCACTGCATATCGGCCATTGCCCTATCCGGTCCCATCCCCGGACCGAGTCACCGCCAACCTCCTTTTCCTGACCGCATGCCGGGTTCATCTTCCGGACATTCGCAACTGTTATTGGCGTGCCCGGCTGGCGGACGACACAAGTGTCTTGCCACCTCTCGCCGGGACGTCGCGCAGGGCGAAATTACACCCTTATTGATATTGCGAACTGTTATCACAAATTCTCAGGAATTGGCGGCTTTTCGCGGTTGCCAAAGCAAATCCACAGGCCTAGGGCCGAGTCAAACTTGGGGCGCTCGCCTCTCGCGGGATGCGGGGTGTGCGCCATTCGGATGAGCATCGCTCCCGCTCTTTCGCGAAAGGCAAGCATCGCACATGGCTCGCAAGAAGATCGCCCTCATCGGCGCCGGCATGATCGGCGGCACCCTGGCCCACCTCGCCGCGAAGAAGGAGATGGGTGACATCGTCCTGTTCGACATCGCCGAAGGCATGCCCCAGGGCAAGGCGCTGGACCTTTCCCAGTGCGGCCCGGTCGAAGGCTTCGACGCGAAGATCACCGGCACGAACGATTATGCCGACATCGCCGGTGCGGACGTCATCATCGTCACCGCAGGCGTGCCCCGCAAGCCGGGCATGAGCCGCGACGATCTGCTGGGCATCAACCTGTCCGTGATGAAGGCCGTTGGCGAAGGCATCAAGACCCACGCGCCTGACGCCTTCGTGATCTGCATCACCAACCCGCTCGACGCGATGGTCTGGGCGCTGCGCGAATTCTCCGGCCTGCCCGCCAACAAGG from the Erythrobacter sp. SG61-1L genome contains:
- a CDS encoding EAL domain-containing protein encodes the protein MTLGRRPIKKVKEILARTISGDALDDRVRRKLVTSLYTQPSSLAIGALCGVSAAATVAYVSGNLQIIIAALLLTAVAVMRVGMAASLGPETDRRDARLLELLYEAGAFSFAFIVGTIGALTIWFDLATSMQLLAVSYAIAYGAGTSTRNAGLPMIALGQMILSLAPLIVVAAIRAEPIYIVFAVTTLLLIPAMASVTFNIFDVLRESVAAAETSQRMADKMRDLARTDVVTGLSNRAGLNHEMVEKLMTMRDDQKLALFWLDLDKFKEVNDTLGHPVGDRVLSEVARRLRETAPDGATVARFGGDEFIVVCEVDTRSESERLASSLLDEISRPYRIDGERLEIGTSMGIALMPDDGSDLDTVMQSADLALYHAKVNGRNQTSFFDASMTRDLMRRKEIEAELRAALQRDELSIFFQPIVDLETGRIKTFEALVRWFHPEKGELRPDEFIPVAEETGVIITLGNWITAQAAKACAQWPEDVTIAVNLSPVQIKAPGSALGILNALKEAKLDPSRLELEVTESLFLEDNHHTARFIEKLAAEGVRFALDDFGTGYSSLGYINKFPFKKIKVDRSFVSGPNVGRKSDAIIRAVAELGSRLEMDIVAEGLETIEQVRAVREAGCTLGQGYYFSRAVPDYLAATLLAQERDKEPAIRLVG